A single window of Halotalea alkalilenta DNA harbors:
- a CDS encoding DUF2274 domain-containing protein: MSTTKKLRLGPLPSSSSVKLTFACPASLKADLDRYAQLHAQTYGEAVDAATLIPHMLEAFMAGDRGFRRGTVARKGVAPGHPLTDRQDSQQQG, encoded by the coding sequence ATGAGCACGACCAAGAAGTTGCGCTTGGGGCCGCTGCCGTCCAGCAGCAGCGTCAAGCTGACCTTTGCCTGCCCTGCCAGCCTGAAAGCCGACCTCGACCGCTATGCACAGCTCCATGCGCAAACCTATGGCGAAGCTGTCGATGCAGCGACGCTGATCCCGCACATGCTGGAAGCCTTCATGGCGGGGGATCGGGGGTTTCGCCGTGGCACGGTGGCGCGGAAGGGTGTAGCGCCCGGGCACCCTCTAACGGATCGCCAAGACTCTCAGCAGCAGGGATGA
- the topA gene encoding type I DNA topoisomerase, with the protein MGKSLVIVESPAKAKTINKYLGNDFVVKSSVGHIRDLPSGGKGASDPAERARQAATTRKMSAEEKVEYRRQKSREQLVRRMGVDPEHDWRAHYEVLPGKEKVVEELKRLAEKADTVYLATDLDREGEAIAWHLRETIGGDETRYKRVVFNEITKNAIRQAFEAPGTLQMDRVQAQQARRFLDRVVGFMVSPLLWAKVARGLSAGRVQSVAVRLIVDREREIRAFVPEEYWDVHADLAAPTGEAIRFELARKDGEAFRPTSEAETLAAIEGLRKARLAITNREDKPTSSKPGAPYITSTLQQAASGRLGFSVKKTMTLAQRLYEAGYITYMRTDSTNLSNDAIEMARAHIEAQFGERYLPAQPNRYASKDGAQEAHEAIRPTEVKRSAGALEGMERDAERLYELIWRQFVACQMTPAQYLSSTLSVEVDGFELRAKGRVLKFDGYTRVSVPAGRQAEDQALPDLDPGTPLELVQLDPQQHFTKPSPRYTEASLVKELEKRGIGRPSTYASIISTIQERGYVVLENRRFYAETLGEIVTDRLVESFNDLLDYSFTARMEDELDRVAGGERRWIDLLDSFYADFKGQLDHAEGEDGMRPNLPIPTDIDCPTCGRKMQIRIASTGVFLGCSGYNLPPKERCKTTIDLIPGDEVVPADAGDEAETDALRARRRNPRTGNAMDSYLIDEHRKLHLSNDDDGYYEIEEGRFKLKGYEGPTLECDKCGAEMQLRSGRFGKYFACTNTACGNTRKLLKSGEPAPPKMEPVPMPELRCQKVDDHYVLRDGASGLFLAASGFPKNRETRAPLVAELVAHRDELPEKYLFLLDAPKADPDGQPAQIRFSRKTKSQYVMSEVDGKPTGWRAMYEDGRWRVEDKRKG; encoded by the coding sequence ATGGGTAAGTCACTGGTGATCGTCGAGTCGCCGGCCAAGGCCAAGACCATCAATAAATACCTCGGTAACGACTTCGTCGTGAAGTCGAGCGTCGGCCACATCCGCGACCTGCCCAGCGGTGGCAAGGGTGCGAGCGATCCGGCCGAGCGTGCGCGTCAGGCGGCCACCACCCGCAAGATGAGCGCGGAGGAGAAAGTCGAGTACCGGCGGCAGAAGTCGCGCGAGCAGCTGGTGCGGCGGATGGGGGTCGATCCCGAGCATGACTGGCGGGCGCATTACGAAGTGCTGCCGGGTAAGGAGAAAGTCGTCGAGGAGCTCAAGCGCCTGGCGGAGAAGGCCGACACCGTCTATCTCGCGACCGACTTGGACCGCGAAGGTGAGGCGATCGCCTGGCACCTGCGCGAGACCATCGGCGGCGATGAAACCCGCTACAAGCGGGTGGTGTTCAACGAGATCACCAAGAATGCGATTCGCCAGGCCTTCGAGGCGCCGGGCACGCTGCAGATGGACCGTGTCCAGGCGCAGCAGGCCCGGCGTTTCCTCGACCGGGTGGTCGGGTTCATGGTCTCGCCACTGCTGTGGGCGAAGGTCGCGCGCGGGCTCTCCGCGGGGCGAGTGCAGTCGGTGGCGGTACGGCTGATCGTCGATCGCGAGCGCGAGATTCGTGCCTTCGTCCCCGAAGAATACTGGGACGTGCACGCCGATCTGGCCGCGCCGACCGGTGAGGCCATCCGCTTCGAGCTGGCACGCAAGGACGGCGAGGCGTTTCGCCCGACCAGCGAAGCCGAGACGCTCGCCGCGATCGAAGGGCTGCGCAAGGCACGGCTTGCGATCACCAATCGCGAAGACAAACCGACTTCCAGCAAGCCGGGCGCGCCCTACATCACCTCGACGCTGCAGCAGGCGGCCAGCGGCCGGCTCGGCTTCTCGGTGAAAAAGACCATGACGCTGGCCCAGCGGCTTTATGAAGCGGGCTACATCACCTACATGCGTACCGATTCGACCAACCTGTCGAACGATGCGATCGAGATGGCGCGCGCCCACATCGAGGCGCAGTTCGGCGAGCGCTACCTGCCGGCGCAGCCCAACCGCTACGCCAGCAAGGACGGCGCCCAGGAGGCGCACGAAGCGATTCGCCCCACCGAGGTCAAGCGTTCGGCGGGGGCGCTCGAAGGCATGGAGCGTGACGCCGAGCGGCTCTACGAGCTGATCTGGCGCCAGTTCGTCGCTTGCCAGATGACCCCGGCGCAGTATCTCTCCAGCACCCTGAGCGTCGAGGTCGATGGTTTCGAGCTGCGCGCCAAGGGGCGGGTGCTCAAGTTCGACGGCTATACCCGGGTCTCGGTCCCGGCCGGACGCCAGGCCGAGGACCAGGCGCTGCCCGATCTCGATCCCGGCACGCCGCTGGAGCTGGTCCAGCTCGATCCCCAGCAGCACTTCACCAAGCCGAGCCCGCGCTACACTGAAGCGAGCCTGGTCAAGGAGCTCGAGAAGCGCGGCATCGGCCGGCCCTCGACCTATGCCTCGATCATTTCGACGATTCAGGAGCGCGGCTACGTGGTGCTCGAGAATCGGCGCTTCTATGCCGAGACCCTCGGTGAGATCGTCACCGACCGGCTGGTCGAGTCGTTCAACGACCTGCTCGACTACAGTTTCACCGCGCGGATGGAGGACGAACTCGATCGGGTGGCCGGCGGCGAGCGCCGTTGGATCGACCTGCTCGATAGTTTCTACGCCGACTTCAAAGGCCAGCTCGACCACGCCGAGGGCGAGGATGGGATGCGGCCCAACCTGCCGATTCCCACCGACATCGATTGCCCCACCTGCGGGCGCAAGATGCAGATTCGCATTGCCTCCACCGGTGTGTTCCTCGGCTGCTCGGGCTACAACCTGCCGCCGAAGGAGCGCTGCAAGACCACCATCGACCTGATTCCAGGCGACGAGGTGGTGCCCGCCGACGCAGGCGATGAGGCCGAGACCGATGCGCTGCGGGCACGCCGGCGTAATCCCCGCACCGGCAACGCGATGGACAGCTATCTGATCGATGAGCATCGCAAGCTGCACCTGAGCAACGACGACGACGGCTACTACGAGATCGAGGAAGGGCGATTCAAGCTCAAGGGCTATGAAGGGCCGACGCTCGAATGCGACAAGTGCGGCGCCGAGATGCAGCTGCGCTCGGGGCGTTTCGGCAAGTACTTCGCCTGCACCAACACGGCCTGTGGCAATACCCGCAAACTGCTCAAGAGCGGCGAGCCGGCACCGCCCAAGATGGAGCCGGTGCCGATGCCCGAGCTGCGCTGCCAGAAGGTCGATGACCACTACGTGCTGCGCGACGGTGCCAGCGGCCTGTTCCTGGCCGCGAGCGGTTTTCCCAAGAACCGCGAGACACGTGCGCCGCTGGTCGCCGAGCTGGTGGCGCATCGCGACGAGCTGCCGGAGAAGTATCTTTTCCTGCTCGACGCCCCCAAGGCCGACCCCGATGGCCAGCCGGCGCAGATCCGCTTCTCGCGCAAGACCAAGAGCCAGTACGTGATGAGCGAGGTCGACGGCAAGCCGACCGGCTGGCGCGCGATGTACGAGGACGGGCGCTGGCGGGTAGAGGACAAGCGCAAGGGCTGA
- a CDS encoding TrbI/VirB10 family protein — MSQDDTPDLAIPQADKVAPETVTLRAQPRPVTRLNRRVLAILAGSLSVAVLGALMWSLQPQRRGAGESTELYNVDRVSRSEGLERLPTDYSQLPPALPPDVPELGPPLPGDLGPAIVNAQQQPAVGYAPPGHDPAEAERLARLKEAEEAAASSVFFRSGTQGAAPVAQSQVAAAPGFSANAAFDPMAAGPASTAAQPADQTAVQNRQEQKEAFLQGASTETRNSGNLTLPASPYQVMAGTVVAAALVTGIKSDLPGDVIATVTEPVYDTATGRFLLIPQGSRILGRYNSQVSYGQSRVQVVWNRIILPDTSSLTLDNLVGTDPAGYAGLEDGVDYHWGRIFAGAALTTLLGVGAELAAPENRQDGDRIIIAGRDSAQDSINQVGQEMTRRNMNIQPTLTSRPGLPVRIIVARDLTLRPYQPLMFNRGTSR, encoded by the coding sequence ATGAGCCAGGACGACACTCCCGACCTTGCCATCCCGCAGGCGGACAAGGTGGCCCCGGAAACGGTGACGCTACGCGCCCAGCCGCGCCCGGTCACACGGTTGAACCGGCGCGTGCTGGCGATCCTCGCCGGCAGCCTGTCGGTCGCCGTGCTGGGCGCGCTGATGTGGTCGCTGCAACCACAGCGGCGCGGCGCTGGCGAATCCACCGAGCTGTACAACGTCGATCGCGTGTCGCGCTCCGAAGGGCTGGAGCGGCTGCCGACCGACTATTCCCAACTGCCGCCCGCCTTGCCCCCCGACGTGCCCGAGCTGGGGCCGCCGCTGCCGGGCGACCTTGGGCCGGCCATCGTCAATGCGCAGCAGCAACCGGCAGTCGGCTACGCGCCACCCGGCCACGACCCGGCCGAGGCCGAGCGCCTGGCCCGCTTGAAGGAGGCCGAGGAAGCGGCCGCCTCGTCCGTGTTCTTCCGCTCGGGCACACAAGGCGCCGCGCCGGTGGCACAGTCGCAGGTTGCCGCTGCGCCGGGCTTCTCTGCCAATGCGGCCTTCGATCCGATGGCGGCCGGGCCGGCCTCGACGGCGGCCCAGCCCGCCGATCAGACCGCCGTACAGAACCGGCAGGAGCAGAAAGAGGCATTCCTGCAAGGCGCATCTACGGAAACCCGTAACTCCGGCAACCTGACCCTGCCGGCTTCGCCGTATCAGGTCATGGCCGGAACGGTGGTCGCCGCTGCGCTGGTGACGGGCATCAAGTCGGACTTGCCGGGCGACGTGATCGCCACGGTCACGGAGCCGGTCTATGACACGGCCACTGGGCGTTTCCTGCTGATCCCGCAGGGTTCGCGCATCCTGGGCCGCTACAACAGCCAGGTGAGCTACGGCCAGAGCCGGGTTCAAGTCGTCTGGAACCGGATCATCCTGCCGGACACGTCTTCGCTGACACTGGACAACCTGGTCGGCACCGACCCGGCTGGCTATGCCGGCCTGGAAGACGGCGTGGACTACCACTGGGGCCGCATCTTCGCCGGGGCGGCGCTGACGACGCTATTGGGCGTCGGTGCCGAACTGGCCGCGCCGGAGAACCGGCAGGACGGCGATCGCATCATCATCGCCGGGCGTGACAGCGCGCAGGACAGTATCAATCAGGTCGGCCAGGAGATGACCCGGCGCAACATGAACATCCAGCCGACCTTGACCAGTCGGCCGGGCCTGCCGGTGCGGATCATCGTCGCGCGCGATTTGACGCTTCGCCCCTACCAGCCGCTCATGTTCAACCGAGGAACATCACGATGA
- the trbF gene encoding conjugal transfer protein TrbF, whose protein sequence is MRFKRPQVRYADTPQPATPYQAAAQVWDDRIGSARVQAKNWRLMAFGCLVLALLMAAGLVWRSAQSIVTPYVIEVDQAGQVRAVGEAATPYRPADAQIAHHLARFVTLVRSLSIDPIVVRQNWLDAYDYSTDKGAAVLNDYARTNDPFTRVGKETVTVQITSVVRASDTSFNVRWTERRYVNGAAAGLERWTAVVSIVLQTPRTEERLRRNPLGIYVNGLSWSRELDSSDGAKP, encoded by the coding sequence ATGCGATTCAAACGACCGCAGGTGCGCTACGCCGACACGCCGCAGCCTGCCACTCCCTATCAAGCCGCCGCGCAGGTGTGGGACGACCGTATCGGCTCGGCGCGCGTGCAGGCGAAGAACTGGCGACTGATGGCCTTCGGCTGCCTGGTGCTCGCGCTGCTGATGGCCGCCGGCCTGGTGTGGCGCTCGGCGCAGTCCATCGTCACCCCCTATGTCATCGAGGTCGATCAGGCCGGGCAGGTGCGCGCCGTGGGCGAGGCCGCCACGCCGTACCGGCCCGCCGACGCGCAGATCGCGCACCACCTGGCGCGCTTCGTGACGCTGGTGCGTTCGCTGTCCATCGACCCCATCGTGGTGCGGCAGAACTGGCTCGATGCCTACGACTACAGCACCGACAAGGGCGCGGCGGTGCTCAACGACTACGCCCGCACCAACGACCCCTTCACCCGCGTCGGCAAGGAAACGGTGACGGTGCAGATCACCAGCGTCGTGCGCGCCAGCGACACGTCGTTCAACGTGCGCTGGACGGAACGCCGCTACGTCAACGGAGCGGCCGCCGGGCTGGAGCGGTGGACGGCCGTGGTGTCCATCGTGCTGCAAACCCCGCGCACCGAAGAACGCCTGCGCCGCAATCCCCTGGGCATCTACGTCAATGGTCTGTCGTGGAGCCGCGAGCTGGATTCTTCCGATGGAGCCAAACCATGA
- a CDS encoding DUF6586 family protein: MEARRRTNQLLYRADLLLGQPAVGDVEQQLVDARRAALEEGALALIDLALDALVAELLRLPTWPQGGWRSGLIQGADDNAELSRLSAALLSPEGELRALGESLEALRGFEVKAPVRPGMIAVGNAQRPSVEMSLVRLKALTNELRESALEW; the protein is encoded by the coding sequence GTGGAAGCACGTCGTCGTACCAACCAATTGCTGTATCGCGCCGATTTGCTGTTGGGGCAGCCAGCGGTGGGCGATGTCGAGCAGCAGCTCGTCGATGCCCGCCGGGCGGCGCTGGAGGAGGGGGCGCTGGCGCTGATCGACCTGGCACTCGATGCCTTGGTGGCCGAGCTGCTCCGTCTTCCCACTTGGCCGCAAGGCGGGTGGCGCAGTGGACTGATCCAAGGCGCGGATGACAATGCCGAGCTCTCGCGGCTTTCGGCGGCGCTGCTGTCGCCTGAGGGTGAGCTGAGAGCGCTGGGAGAAAGCCTCGAGGCTTTGCGTGGTTTCGAGGTCAAGGCGCCGGTACGCCCGGGAATGATCGCGGTGGGCAACGCCCAGCGCCCGTCCGTCGAGATGAGCCTCGTACGACTCAAGGCGTTGACCAACGAGCTGCGCGAGAGCGCGCTGGAGTGGTGA
- the trbG gene encoding P-type conjugative transfer protein TrbG, translated as MKSLVRFYAFPLMLLALAGCATQGKPPPVIPLDEPVEAQFIPEPPAPVEVVALPEPLALPAQLKPLPDGEDAEPAPEPADETVRVSKANTEARVAPTREGYVNAIQVWPFTDGALYQVYAAPGRVTVVSLQPGEELVTVAAGDTVRWIVGDTSSGGGGELRVNVLVKPVRSGLKTNLVITTNRRTYLLELTSTERAWMASVSWDYPRDRMLALQRQVQAAQTAAPVDTGLSLERIRFRYAISGSHPSWKPLRAFDDGEKVYIQFPAGIAQGELPPLFVIGAQGDGQLVNYRFRSPYYIVDRLFGAAELRLGGDRGDVVRIERTDGVARRN; from the coding sequence ATGAAATCGCTTGTCCGTTTTTACGCTTTCCCTTTGATGCTGCTGGCCCTGGCGGGCTGCGCCACGCAGGGCAAGCCGCCGCCCGTCATCCCCCTTGACGAGCCGGTGGAGGCGCAGTTCATCCCCGAGCCGCCGGCGCCGGTGGAAGTCGTCGCCTTGCCCGAGCCGTTGGCGCTGCCGGCGCAGTTGAAACCGCTGCCGGATGGCGAGGACGCCGAGCCTGCACCGGAACCGGCCGACGAAACCGTGCGCGTGTCCAAGGCCAACACGGAGGCGCGGGTGGCGCCCACACGCGAGGGCTATGTCAATGCGATCCAGGTCTGGCCGTTCACGGACGGCGCGCTGTACCAAGTCTATGCCGCGCCGGGGCGCGTGACCGTGGTTTCGCTCCAGCCCGGCGAGGAACTGGTGACGGTGGCCGCCGGCGATACCGTGCGCTGGATCGTCGGCGACACGTCCAGCGGCGGCGGCGGCGAGCTGCGCGTCAATGTGCTGGTCAAGCCCGTGCGTTCGGGCCTCAAGACGAATCTGGTCATCACCACCAATCGCCGCACCTATCTGCTGGAGCTGACCTCGACCGAGCGGGCATGGATGGCATCCGTCTCCTGGGACTACCCGCGCGACCGGATGCTGGCCTTGCAGCGCCAGGTGCAGGCCGCACAGACGGCCGCGCCGGTCGATACCGGGCTTTCGCTGGAGCGCATCCGCTTCCGCTACGCGATCAGCGGCAGCCATCCGTCGTGGAAACCGCTGCGCGCCTTCGATGACGGCGAGAAGGTCTATATCCAGTTCCCGGCCGGCATCGCCCAGGGCGAACTGCCGCCCTTGTTCGTCATCGGCGCGCAAGGTGACGGACAACTGGTGAACTACCGTTTCCGTTCGCCGTATTACATCGTGGATCGGCTGTTCGGCGCGGCCGAGCTGCGCCTGGGCGGGGACAGGGGCGACGTGGTGCGGATCGAGCGCACCGACGGCGTGGCGCGGAGGAATTGA